The window GCCGCGACCGCCGTCCCCGCGGCGGCCGCCGCCAAGGCCGCGCCCACCCGCTGCCACACGGCCGACCTGAAGGCCGGCTTCGCCACCGGGGGCGACGCGGCGCCGGAGATGGGGCAGACCGAGAAGCAGACGCAGGCGTACATCTGGTTCACCAACCAGAGCGAGCGCACCTGCACCCTGTCCGGCTTCGCCGGCGTCGACATGGTCGGAGCGCAGACGACCGACGGCACCTGGTCGCTGGTGCGCTCCTCCAGGACGCCCTCGAAGCAGACCCTGGCGCCGGGCGACACGGTGGATTTCAGCATCACGCTGCTTCCGGTGGCCGCTTCCACTCCGAAGGCGGAGAAGTTCGTTCCGGCGAAGTTCGTGGTGACCCCGCCGAACGAGACGAAGTCCTTCACCCTGAAGTGGCCGTTCGGCGGCCAGATCCTCAAGCAGGACGGCGCCACCCACCCGGGCACCTTCCTCAACCCGATCGGGCTGTGACCATCCTGGCCTGCGTCTGAGCCCTCCTCAGGCGGTATCGGCGGCGGCCACCGCCGGACTCGCGGTACGAGTCGAGGCCCCTGGGCGGAGCGGTGGCCACGTCCGAGAGGTGGTACGCCCGGTTTCTTCCCTCAGACCTTGATGACAGTGATGCGGGAGCCGCACAGGGCGGTCAGGTCCTCGGGGTCCGAGGTGAGAACCGTCGTAGGGCCGGGGGCTGCGAGGGCGGTGGCGCCGAGCATGGCGTCGATGGCGTACTTGTGGCCGTGCAGGCCCGCGTCGGCGAGGAGTTCGGCGGCGTGGCGGGCGATGGGCTCGGTGACCGGTGCGATGACGAGACGGGAGAGGGTCCATTCGAGGGCCGGGCGGTTGATCCGGGGGTGGACCACTTCCACCAGGGTGGCCGCGGAAG is drawn from Streptomyces bottropensis ATCC 25435 and contains these coding sequences:
- a CDS encoding DUF4232 domain-containing protein; protein product: MKSKLTVVALAAVVVAGTAATAVPAAAAAKAAPTRCHTADLKAGFATGGDAAPEMGQTEKQTQAYIWFTNQSERTCTLSGFAGVDMVGAQTTDGTWSLVRSSRTPSKQTLAPGDTVDFSITLLPVAASTPKAEKFVPAKFVVTPPNETKSFTLKWPFGGQILKQDGATHPGTFLNPIGL
- a CDS encoding type II toxin-antitoxin system VapC family toxin, with product MTRSSAATPGGTLVLDSEGLAKAVLRDRTVTGWLALARADDLRVITSAATLVEVVHPRINRPALEWTLSRLVIAPVTEPIARHAAELLADAGLHGHKYAIDAMLGATALAAPGPTTVLTSDPEDLTALCGSRITVIKV